The Stieleria maiorica genome includes the window CAGACCAGCATAAACTCTCTGGAGAGCCACAATGCCGACAGAAGAACATACGCTGCCCATTCCTGGTTTCGAGGTTCGGTCTTCATGTCCCATCCTGCGCATGTTGGACGAAGCAGAAGGGCGCGCGTTTTACGTGGGCTATCTGGGATTTGAAGTGGACTGGGAGTGTCGATTCAATCCGGGCGCGCCGGTATTCATGCAGGTGCGTCTGGGCGACGCTCATATCCATCTTGACGGGCATGCCACTGAAGAGTCGCCGAAATCACAAGTCAATATTCCGGTCCTGGGGCTACGGAATTATTTCGATTCGCTGATCGCAAAGGGATCCGACTATCCAGAACCGTGCATCGAGGATGTACGATACGTTGGCAGACCGACTGACATGAATGTTGAGGATCCATTCGGAAACTTATTGATCTTCTGCTCACAAACCACAGAAGGGTAGAGCCGAATGAAAACCATGACATCCAGCCAAGGACGCGAGCCGAGCGGTTTGGCAATGGTTGAGTCTTTCGCCCGGCCTCGCTGAACCCCACCGTTCCCCGAAACAACATCTCGACACGCGGCAACCCGATGGACGAACTTGCAGCACAATTCCTCGACGCGCCGAACACCGAAGAAGCGCTTGCTTGGCTTCAAGGCGGAACTCGATCTCAGATTCGGACCCTCGGCGAAGATGAATCAACTGTGGACTCTATCTCGATGGTCGAAGAGCTCTAC containing:
- a CDS encoding glyoxalase superfamily protein; amino-acid sequence: MPTEEHTLPIPGFEVRSSCPILRMLDEAEGRAFYVGYLGFEVDWECRFNPGAPVFMQVRLGDAHIHLDGHATEESPKSQVNIPVLGLRNYFDSLIAKGSDYPEPCIEDVRYVGRPTDMNVEDPFGNLLIFCSQTTEG